A region of Paenibacillus thiaminolyticus DNA encodes the following proteins:
- a CDS encoding post-transcriptional regulator: protein MCCESKAEELRLLGYEQVTGKDVWECVSAKYKKEDAEPAMHQVVNDILSLKATQFMNFMTMAAYRGSPFL, encoded by the coding sequence ATGTGCTGTGAGAGCAAGGCGGAAGAACTTAGACTGCTCGGCTACGAGCAGGTAACGGGGAAGGATGTATGGGAATGCGTCAGCGCCAAGTATAAAAAAGAAGACGCTGAACCGGCTATGCATCAGGTCGTCAATGATATTTTGTCTTTGAAAGCAACGCAGTTCATGAACTTTATGACGATGGCGGCTTATCGCGGGTCTCCCTTTTTATAA
- the secD gene encoding protein translocase subunit SecD produces MKRVLAFLLIVVVSLGVIVWTSPSIVNSIRLGLDLKGGFEILYQASPLESGGKVTNDALKQTAKSLDKRINATGTSEPEITIEGTDRIRVKIADVQNEEEVRKKLKEPAVLTFRSSEGCEDASDYCKIELQGTDFVEGGASVVFDELQRPIVAIKLKDASKFAEITKRLAGLYDPDPTKARNHLAIFMDDTLISDPSVNYEIPGGEATITGQRTKEEANELKDTINLGSLPLKLTEKYSQTVTATLGKMSLEQTVKAGIIGTALILLFMLVIYRLPGVIASFSLILFTWLLLLVFWLSEITLTLPGIAAFILGLSMAVDANIITYERIKEELRSGKSIKSAMKAGSKNSFRTIMDANITTIIAGVVMYILGESQVKGFALILMMTVIVSILTNVFLSRVMLHALVKANVLTKPGYFGVKESEIRAL; encoded by the coding sequence ATGAAAAGGGTGTTAGCATTTCTGCTCATCGTTGTCGTATCGCTAGGTGTCATTGTCTGGACTAGCCCTTCGATCGTCAACAGCATACGTCTCGGACTCGATCTCAAGGGCGGCTTCGAGATTCTATACCAAGCCTCTCCGCTGGAATCGGGCGGGAAAGTGACTAACGATGCGCTTAAACAGACTGCAAAAAGTCTGGATAAACGGATTAACGCAACCGGTACGAGCGAACCGGAGATTACGATCGAAGGTACGGACCGTATCCGCGTCAAGATTGCGGACGTTCAGAACGAGGAAGAGGTGCGGAAGAAGCTGAAAGAACCGGCTGTTCTTACATTCCGAAGCTCTGAAGGCTGTGAAGACGCGTCCGATTACTGCAAGATTGAACTGCAAGGAACCGACTTCGTCGAGGGTGGAGCGAGCGTCGTATTTGACGAGCTGCAGCGTCCAATCGTAGCGATTAAGCTGAAGGATGCAAGCAAATTCGCCGAAATTACGAAACGTCTCGCCGGTCTGTACGATCCGGATCCGACCAAAGCGCGCAACCATTTGGCGATTTTCATGGATGATACCCTCATCTCCGATCCGTCTGTCAATTATGAGATTCCAGGCGGGGAAGCGACGATTACGGGCCAGCGGACGAAGGAAGAAGCCAACGAGCTGAAGGATACGATCAATCTCGGCTCCTTGCCGCTCAAGCTGACTGAGAAGTACTCGCAGACCGTTACGGCTACGCTTGGCAAGATGTCGCTGGAGCAGACAGTGAAGGCCGGAATTATCGGCACGGCGCTGATTCTGTTATTTATGCTTGTCATTTACCGGCTGCCTGGCGTTATTGCCAGCTTCTCGCTGATTTTGTTCACATGGCTTCTGCTGCTTGTATTCTGGCTGTCCGAGATTACGCTGACGCTGCCGGGCATTGCGGCCTTCATCCTTGGTCTCAGCATGGCCGTCGACGCGAATATTATTACGTATGAACGGATTAAGGAGGAACTGCGCAGCGGCAAGTCGATCAAATCCGCGATGAAGGCAGGCTCCAAGAACTCGTTCCGGACGATTATGGACGCGAATATTACAACAATTATTGCCGGCGTCGTCATGTACATTTTGGGCGAGAGCCAAGTCAAAGGCTTTGCGCTCATTCTGATGATG